ATCTTCTTGACCTTGACCACTGTGGATATGGAAAACTTCCTCAGGAGAACGGTCGAGAGCAAGTGCATCCCACTATAAACATACAGTTAGATCAACTATACAAGGAAGAAGCTAGCATAGGCAATAAGCCGAATAAGCTAGGGCGTGCAATAACTATGTAAGTACCTTGGTTCGGTTTCTGTCATTGCCCAGGAAACTGAAAACTTTGTTAGCCGAGAAGGGAAACCAAGAGGATGTAGTTACAGTCAATAAGGCTGGGCTTTGATCATCACTGTTTAGCGTTTTGATTAAAATGCAGTCTCCTCCTTTGATCGATATAGGCTTGTAACCATTTCCTTTAGTACCACTTGTAGCGCCATAGAACTCTCTTCTCATCCTCTCTGCTAGCCTTAGCATTCCCTCTATGCGAAATGGGCCAACTTCTGCTTTATCATAAGCATCAAATACAACAACTAAGGCCTTGTtcttttgaactgaactgaactgaactgaactaaactaaacttaactgaactgaaaATAAGCACTGAAACTGACATTAAGCCACAAAGAACGTACAGGGCCTAAGATCTAGTATCAATCGAAAGGAGGGCGAAGGAGTTTAGAATTTGATAAACATTAATTACCTTTAGTAAGGGCATCAAGGCTATGTTGTGTTAAACTGTCAAGGTATTGACACTGTCGCGCTAGTGTATCAACCCATTTTTTggcactaaaaacaattccggAGCTAACTAATGACTTGAATAAAGGATGAACTGATTCGATTTCCACCTCTGTGtgctcaatccaagtcacctgAGTGTTTCCATCAGGTAAGCCTTGAATTAAGCAGCCAGAGGGTCTCCTTCTGCAGTTCATCAGAGGATTGTTGATCAAACTTTCTAAAGAAATGTCGACAATTGCCCAAGTATTGGAGGATAACTCTTTGCAGTATCTTGCGAAGCAACTCTGCCTTGTTGCAAGAAGAGGAGATGGTGCATGGTATTCAGCTGCCATCTACACAAATCAGATCACAACCAAAATATACATATATCAGGAAGCAAAAACATTCACATAATAAGCGCAAGATTTCTTATACAACAATTGTTGCACCACATTAAATTAGTTGTGCAACCCTCTAGTTAAGCTAAAATGATGTGAAAGTATTGATATACCATTTGCAGAGCTCCATCATAGATTCCTGGTGATACAATTCCGAGTACTGTAGCCCTTGACAGCATTTCAGAAAACACAAATGACCAAAGTCTCTAAGAAAACAAACCATAAATGTATTTCAGACCTAAACACCTCAAAATTCAAAAGGTTAATTGCATACTTAATTAAGATTAAAATTTACACCCAAGAAGTAATAACGTACCACATCCATTAAGATTTCAACGATGCTTATTGCAGGCATGGGTAAATAACCAACTTCTCGTGAACCATGGTGAACGTTATTCGATGATTTGATGATTTGTCCCTGGTTGACCATGTCTTCTCCTGTTAATAGATTGCTATTGTTACTGGCAATAATAATTCCGTTTAAGTCAGGGAGGTAATTGTCTAAGGGAGCATCAACCGCTATCATCCTGATAATATCTTCTAATGTGGTGTCTAAGTTGGAGTGAAATATCCTTTGATACTCAACCATGTTTAGAACCTCTATTCCTTTATCCAAATCATGTTGCCACAGAGGATCTCCTTCTGTAAACATTTTTGTTACTTCATCCATTGCATTCTCAACCAGCTCCTTGATTTTGTGCTTGTTATTGTCCGCGGACAGAGAAACAGACATTAGAAGATCGGTAGCTTTCATTCCTTGGCTAAATTCTCCAACCTAAATTGTGAGACGATAATTTTAACAATTAGACCGAGCTATTATTAGCTGAGACAATTCTGCATGATAAATACTTGCACTTGTTCggaactagattaggtcccgtgcccGCAcggttatttgaaaattattaactGACTATCTTTTTTCAATtgaaatatttatcccttaaatctattgcgtaattaataaatctcgaacgtactcattttatcatataatatataatttccgctctattacgtattatatattttatatgtttaatatgatgatttgagcgaattaaatatttgatatgcttaatatgaataaaatattattattgatatgaagatctgactaaatattaccaaaattgtttaataatgtcatatttaataatcttataattttttctatttataaacatttatataaaaggagagaaaataaaaatagaataaagtaaatattttttttaggaaaggatttttggcgggaaaaaatctcACCAGGAAtcgacacgtgtcattcctggtgtctattttagtatatagtaatagattatttGTCATATTATTAGTTCAACTTACATTACCGGTtgttagctggtttgactagttCTTAGTTGTTGCAGTTCATATTAGCTAATTGGACTAGCTGGTTGACTTGTTATTTGTATAAAGTGTGTGGTAAATTAGCTATTAGATTTTAGTTGTTTAATGCGTAAAATGACTATTAAGGACATTGAATATACACAAAGTGATGCATGTTGGTAAAAGTTGTAATTTTAGATAGTATTAGGACAAAATTGTCATTTTACCCCTACTTTTCAAACCTCTAACGCAAAAAGCTTTTATattgagtttttttttccttccttAAATTCTCTTCGAAACCTCTTATAAGTTATAACCAATCACTCCATTAGCCTTTTAAAATtgtcaaacctcaaattcatccaaaatactGTTGAACATTATTGCTAATGAAGTGGCATAGTGATTGTTTTTCTTTATGGCATTTTCAATCAATATGAAGCAAAAATGACATAATCCTACGATGGTGTTACCTACATGTATATAAATACTTGGTATTTACCTGTGGCTGTAACTCGGTATTGTAAGAATGCTGAAGCTCAATGGTATTTCCAGGAAGAGGAGAGATCTCCATTGAACTGAAACAACGTTGAAAATgtctaataataataacattaataCAACTTACAAAACAAAGATAAAAATTGAGCATGTACGTACTCTTTTATCGCGACAAATTCATTAGAGATCTTCATATGGCGCAGGAGTGATGACGACTGAACTTGGGATATATCTTGGTGATCCTCCATTTGTGTGGGATTAACTTGATCTTGTTCATCCCCATTAACTAAATAATTGCATTCTAATATTGTCATTATATTTTCCTCAGCCTATTTTTAGTCTAAATGTCTAATGAAATATAATGTTGATTAAATGAAAATTAACATAATCTGTTAATTAGGCTAAATAGGAGCTGAGTTGAGTAATTATTTTCTTCTTATTTATGCATGCATGGCAAATTAGGCTGTTATTCTGCCATTCCTCCAGGAACAACATCAAACTTTTAGGGTGGTGGTTTGAACTTTgacattttctttctttttatgtgactttttttttggaacCATATTCTGCTATTTGTTAGGTTTGTGACACATAAAAGAATTGTTAAAGGTAATTTTTTTGGCtttgtattaaaaaaaaaggcgCATGAGATTTCTAAGCGTTAAAtgtttttttggtgcaaatgagccataagggcggggatgagaatcgatctcaGGTCATCTGGAATCGGGATGGAAAGTCTAAcaaactgagctatccatcactctcagtGTTAAATGTAGTTGTATGCGATATGTGTATGTAACCCAATGAAGTCGTGATCGTGTATAAAAAACTGTAACTCTAAAGAGTGATACATTTGATGGTTGTAAATATATTTTCTGGTTTTGGAAATGAAAACAACCATCTAGAGAATATAATCAAAGAGATCCGCAATTACAGTGGTTAGATTTTCTCTTCATTTTATGATGGAAGATTCTTACAGAGTTTTAATTGGGATACTTATTTGTTTCGGTTTTGTAAGGTAATTGCAAAATTGGTTCAAGAATTACAGCCGGTATACATATACACGATACAATATGACAACTAATTCTGGAGGGTGGAGGGCCTATGTTGATGTTACGTTACATTACATAATTCCTGCAGTTCTGAAGTATTGTACATGACATATTCTTCGGTATAACATTACACGTGAAAATTTATAATATGATGCCTCCGTTTATGAAGCAAATAAAGATTAACAAAACTATCTGATTACAAAATTGTCAAGAATCAAGGGCTTTCTCAGAGTTAAAAAATAGGTTGAGATGACCTGAGGAGTTAAGCAGTGGACTTATTCGACGAAGAGCAGCAATCAGAGTCTGACTGCTTTTGCAGAAAGCAAATCTAATGTACCTTCTTTGATAGCCATCAGGAGGCCGCTTCGTATGGAAAAATCCACATCCTGGAACACCAACTACTCCTGCTTGTTTTATCAATTCTTCAACAAAGTCTATCTGCAACAAAGTCAACCCTGTAATTCAGTAAAATGGAACAAACATGACAATTATACTACTTATGCCGTTGCCAAAGAAAGCCGAGTGAACAGTCATTGTTGAAAATATTCCAGCTTTGGGTAATGATTTGCATTACTAGAACAGAGGGAATTGAGAGTTCTGAGAAGCCACAAACATACATCACATTGTTTGTAATCATTGGGTAGCTCGGCGAATATGAAAAATGAACCCTGAGGCTTAAACTCAATCTGGAAACCAATCCCACTGAGCATTTCTGTTATGAAGTCTCTTCTTGACTCATAGTCCTAGGAAACAGAACAAGTACTATCAATGAAAACTGAAAAGTATTTATAAGCAGGCCCGAAAAGATAACTAGATATATAAATCTTACGTCTTTCAGTGACTTATAATATTGCGGAGGGCTCTGCAGAGCCGCCAAGGCAGCTTCTTGGAAAGGTGCTGGGGCTGAATCTGTAAGTCTTATGTGGATATTTCTTATAGCATCAGCAATACATGCAGGGGCAATGGCCCATCCAATTCTCCAACCTATGAGAGCAGAGGTGGAAAATAAGGGTTTAAAGGATGGGACATGGTTAGTATGGGAAGGCAGTTGAGATCACCTGTCACACAATAAGTTTTAGACAAGGAGGAAGTGATTATGGTACGCTCTTGCATTCCTGGAAGTGACGCGAGGGCTATGTGTCTTTCATTATCATAGGTTATATATTCATACACCTGGAAAAACAAGATAATCCCAGTATAAGATGTGGATTTTTACTGTCATCTAGTAATTTAGTTATGTCATGGGTTTTATGGGAATTAATGATCATGAAAAATACTATAAGCATGCAATAACAAAGACGTAGGACACCATAAAGTAAGCTGCACCTCAATCAACAAAGTTTGAAGCCAATAGAAGTAAGAAAGTTATTTGCCATACTTCATCTGTAACAGCTAGGCAGTCCCATTTAATGCAAGCTTCAGCGATTATGTCCAGCTCGTCTAGTCCAAACACTTTCCCTGTTGGATTGTGAGGGCTGTCATTTGATATCagtattttatatgatattgCAGCAGTTTTAGTATACTACATGGTCAATAATTTGAAAGACAGCTGTTACATCCATCAAAGTGACCAAATGATACCAATCCAACTATCCAAGTTAACAGACCAATTTAAGTCTAGTGAAGATATTCAAATGTGCTCCTTTGTACTCCTCGAAAGCAAGGAATTTAGGCTGTACTACAAATGGATTATTGAATTTa
This Spinacia oleracea cultivar Varoflay chromosome 6, BTI_SOV_V1, whole genome shotgun sequence DNA region includes the following protein-coding sequences:
- the LOC110787053 gene encoding homeobox-leucine zipper protein ROC2-like, producing the protein MTILECNYLVNGDEQDQVNPTQMEDHQDISQVQSSSLLRHMKISNEFVAIKDSMEISPLPGNTIELQHSYNTELQPQVGEFSQGMKATDLLMSVSLSADNNKHKIKELVENAMDEVTKMFTEGDPLWQHDLDKGIEVLNMVEYQRIFHSNLDTTLEDIIRMIAVDAPLDNYLPDLNGIIIASNNSNLLTGEDMVNQGQIIKSSNNVHHGSREVGYLPMPAISIVEILMDVRLWSFVFSEMLSRATVLGIVSPGIYDGALQMMAAEYHAPSPLLATRQSCFARYCKELSSNTWAIVDISLESLINNPLMNCRRRPSGCLIQGLPDGNTQVTWIEHTEVEIESVHPLFKSLVSSGIVFSAKKWVDTLARQCQYLDSLTQHSLDALTKEVGPFRIEGMLRLAERMRREFYGATSGTKGNGYKPISIKGGDCILIKTLNSDDQSPALLTVTTSSWFPFSANKVFSFLGNDRNRTKWDALALDRSPEEVFHIHSGQGQEDIVSITKMVDEKGRIDTFFLQEKHENAVASYVMFSPITYDSLSSLSSNNHGNVDEIPLMPSGFAILSNKDHPNQEEENEGSIVTVLFQVLDKSSKAQDIPKRSIRKLYNLVNNTLSSIRAALFEAPDAITYQDGVEQGCMCVQRKLEKIKQGNEASLATTSLTFDQERSSTTTQFSCRTRVVKDLTT
- the LOC110787073 gene encoding uncharacterized protein isoform X1 → MEEKLSSFAKSTTPSPIQQLSHLAQRCNAINLAEGFPDFPAPSHIKNAAVSAINSDFNQYRHVQEICDHVAKNMKDMHGLDVDPVTDIVICCGQTEAFAASMFALLDRGDEVIVLDPSYETYESCISMAGGVPVFVSLDPPYWTLDPEKLMKACTSKTKAIVLNSPHNPTGKVFGLDELDIIAEACIKWDCLAVTDEVYEYITYDNERHIALASLPGMQERTIITSSLSKTYCVTGWRIGWAIAPACIADAIRNIHIRLTDSAPAPFQEAALAALQSPPQYYKSLKDDYESRRDFITEMLSGIGFQIEFKPQGSFFIFAELPNDYKQCDIDFVEELIKQAGVVGVPGCGFFHTKRPPDGYQRRYIRFAFCKSSQTLIAALRRISPLLNSSGHLNLFFNSEKALDS
- the LOC110787073 gene encoding uncharacterized protein isoform X2, translating into MKDMHGLDVDPVTDIVICCGQTEAFAASMFALLDRGDEVIVLDPSYETYESCISMAGGVPVFVSLDPPYWTLDPEKLMKACTSKTKAIVLNSPHNPTGKVFGLDELDIIAEACIKWDCLAVTDEVYEYITYDNERHIALASLPGMQERTIITSSLSKTYCVTGWRIGWAIAPACIADAIRNIHIRLTDSAPAPFQEAALAALQSPPQYYKSLKDDYESRRDFITEMLSGIGFQIEFKPQGSFFIFAELPNDYKQCDIDFVEELIKQAGVVGVPGCGFFHTKRPPDGYQRRYIRFAFCKSSQTLIAALRRISPLLNSSGHLNLFFNSEKALDS